Within Acidimicrobiia bacterium, the genomic segment GCTCGACTGACCAATGAGGTCGAGAATAGCTGAGGATTCCTCAGGGACGTCTATTTGATCAAACCTCTCGCCGACAAGGGCTCTACGTTCGGCATCCATAGATGCCAACTCGGACCTAGGAACTGAAATACCGGCACCAAGACCGGGCGAAGTCATCGGAGCTAGCATCAAAGAAGGCTCTTCGAGCGCGAGGGCTGTGCGCACCTCCTCAAGGTTGTACCGACGATGACCCCCCGGCGTGCAGTCAAAGGGGATCCTATTTTGTCGACTATATAGCTGAACCGTACTTTCCGTGACTCCTAGAGCAGTTGCCACATCTTTGGTTTTCGCAATTCGAGACATATTACGCATTGTACCAAGCCCCCCACTTTTCACTGGTTTCCACGATTTCATGTGATTGCATGGTTTACACGGATTCTGCCGTGCAGCAAACCGTCTGTCAAGAGTCTCCTGCACATCCTCGATAGCGCCCTCCCGATATCCGTCAGACCCACTGCTATACACAGCAAGATTCACTATGAAACGAGCCCGTACAACTCTGCGCGAATCATTACGGCTTACCCCAGCAGCTAGGACGAAACCATAGAAAACTTCCCTCACTTCTCGTTTTTCCTAGCCGTAGCTAGAAAAATTTGGGAAATTTGCATTAAAAACCTCAAAGCTGCTCGCCACTGTCCGACATACCAAAAATAAAATTCAGGCGGCGGGGAGCACCATGTTGAAAGCAAAGCAGCTTCTAAAACGAATCGCGACCGTAATAACCGCAACACTCATATGCAGTGTCACCGTTTCACCACCAATAGCCTCAGGCGACACCAGCACCACAAGCAGCATCTCAAACCTTCAGGTACAGCTAGCCGACGGCTCAACGTCTGACGAAATATATGCTTCCGGAGAAAGTGTCCCCTTCAAGCTCTCTTGGATCTGGAACGCAGGCAGCGGCGAAACTGTTGGAATTCCCGCCTTCCACATCGGGTTAGCTGGTGAACTTAATGCACACAACACAGAGATTACGTACGGTGCTCTCACCAATAACGACACCAGTTACAAACTGGAGGACATCACCTTCACCGCTCTGATCACAAGACCAGACTTCACAAAGGCAGACGGCTACGAACCTATTGAAGCCGACACTACCTGGACGGTAAGCCTCGATTTAGAGGTTTCACCCATTGAAAGTGGTAGCACCATTGGGATCTTCGAGCTACAACGAGGAGATGGTGAAGGTATCTACGAATTTGCTAACAACTCACCGGCCCTGACACCTTCCGTTAAAATTCTCTCCACGCCAACAATAGATAACGAGACCTTCACCCTCACCTATAACGACCACGACACCATCACTCTCTCACCAGGTGATGGACCCAATTTGGATAACAATTTCCTCTATTTCATCACCGTGGATGAAAGCAGCCCAGACAAGTCGGATGACGGGGCACACCCGAATCAACATGGCACGGTAACCTTCACCTTTAATAAAGTCGGGTGGTGCGCCACCAACCCTTCAGGCACCTTGGAGATGAGTGTTTACGCCGCCCAAAAAGGCGCCGTCACTGCGGACGGTGAGGAGTTAACCGACGTCGGCTGGATCCTCAGCGAACCCACTGACCCGATCACGGTAACCAACATCGACTGCTCTGGCGGGAACGGTGACGGCGGTTCCGGCGATAAGACACCCGATACCAGCGATGACGGCTCCTCGGCCGATGAGGCCAACGACCAGGCCAAAGATGAGGTTGATGAAACCGGTAACCTCACCCCAGCCGGACTAGCTAAAGTCGCTAAAAAATGGGCCTCAGCACCACAAAGCACCGCACAAAACACCGCCGTTGGATTCATGCAACGCCTCTACCTAGGAATCTTCCTACGACAAGGCGACCAAGGCGGCCTTGAATACTGGGCCAACCTAAGACAAGCAGGAGTATCAGAACAACAAATCATCTCCAGCTTCCTAAACTCACCAGAAGGCCAAAAAGCACTCGGCCAATTCGACACCCAACGG encodes:
- a CDS encoding DUF4214 domain-containing protein codes for the protein MLKAKQLLKRIATVITATLICSVTVSPPIASGDTSTTSSISNLQVQLADGSTSDEIYASGESVPFKLSWIWNAGSGETVGIPAFHIGLAGELNAHNTEITYGALTNNDTSYKLEDITFTALITRPDFTKADGYEPIEADTTWTVSLDLEVSPIESGSTIGIFELQRGDGEGIYEFANNSPALTPSVKILSTPTIDNETFTLTYNDHDTITLSPGDGPNLDNNFLYFITVDESSPDKSDDGAHPNQHGTVTFTFNKVGWCATNPSGTLEMSVYAAQKGAVTADGEELTDVGWILSEPTDPITVTNIDCSGGNGDGGSGDKTPDTSDDGSSADEANDQAKDEVDETGNLTPAGLAKVAKKWASAPQSTAQNTAVGFMQRLYLGIFLRQGDQGGLEYWANLRQAGVSEQQIISSFLNSPEGQKALGQFDTQR